The proteins below come from a single Xenopus tropicalis strain Nigerian unplaced genomic scaffold, UCB_Xtro_10.0 Sca36, whole genome shotgun sequence genomic window:
- the timm17b gene encoding translocase of inner mitochondrial membrane 17 homolog B (The RefSeq protein has 1 frameshift compared to this genomic sequence) — MEEYMREPCPWRIVDDCGGAFTMGIIGGGVFQAVKGFRNAPAGVAHRLRGSMSAVRIRAPQIGGSFAVWGGLFSTIDCGLVRLRGKEDPWNSITSGALTGAVLASRSGPLAMVGSALMGGILLALIEGVGILLTRYTAQQFQNPNPFGEESSPVAH, encoded by the exons ATGGAGGAGTATATGCGGGAGCCATG CCCCTGGAGAATAGTCGATGACTGTGGAGGAGCCTTCACCATGGGGATCATTGGGGGGG TGTTCCAGGCGGTGAAGGGGTTTAGGAATGCCCCGGCG GGAGTGGCCCATCGTCTCCGGGGCAGTATGAGTGCCGTAAGGATCCGCGCTCCACAGATCGGAG GTAGCTTTGCTGTGTGGGGGGGCCTATTCTCCACCATTGACTGTGGATTGGTCAGGCTGCGAGGGAAGGAGGACCCCTGGAACTCCATTACTAGTGGGGCGCTGACAGGGGCGGTGCTGGCATCTCGGA GTGGGCCCCTGGCCATGGTTGGCTCCGCCCTGATGGGGGGCATCCTGTTGGCGCTGATAGAGGGGGTCGGCATCCTCCTGACTCGCTACACAGCGCAGCAGTTCCAGAACc CCAATCCCTTTGGAGAAGAGTCCAGCCCAGTGGCGCACTGA